In a genomic window of Brassica rapa cultivar Chiifu-401-42 chromosome A10, CAAS_Brap_v3.01, whole genome shotgun sequence:
- the LOC103844380 gene encoding polycomb group protein EMBRYONIC FLOWER 2 isoform X2, producing MPGIPLVSPAASSCSRSTDSMCHEDSRVLMSEEEEIAAEESLVAYCKPVELYNILQRRAIRNPLFLQRCLHYKIEAKHKRRIQMTVFLSGTIDAGVQTQKLFPLYILLARLVSPKPVAEYSAVYKFSRACILTGVVGVDGVSQAQANFLLPDMNKLALEAKSGSLAILFISFAGAQNSQFGIDSGKIHSGGHCLWSKVSLQSLYSLWQKSPNMDLGQKVDSVSLVEMQPCFIKLKSMNEEKCVSIQVPSNPLTSSSPQQVQVTISAEEVGATEKSPYSSFSYDDISSPSMLQIIRLRTRNVVFNYRYYNNKLQRTEVTEDFSCPFCLVKCASLKGLKYHLPSTHDLFNFEFWVSEEYQAVNVSLKSETMISEINEDGVDPKQQTFFFSSKKGRRRRQKSQVRSSRQGHHLGLGCQVLDKTDDAHSVRCEKNRIAPGKHCERIGVAESSGQRVPPGTSPADVQSCVDPDSVQSMVGSTMLQFAKTRKLSIERSELRNRSLLQKREFFHSHRAQPMALEQVLSDRDSEDEVDDDVADFEDRRMLDDFVDVTKDEKQMMHMWNSFVRKQRVLADGHIPWACEAFSRLHGSIMVRIPHLIWCWRMFMVKLWNHGLLDARTMNNCNVFLEQLPN from the exons ATGCCAGGCATTCCTCTCGTCTCTCCTGCAGCCTCTTC TTGTTCAAGAAGCACAGATTCGATGTGCCATGAAGACTCCCGTGTTCTTATGTCTGAAGAGGAGGAGATTGCTGCTGAAGAGAGCTTGGTTGCGTATTGCAAGCCTGTCGAACTCTACAACATTCTTCAGCGCCGTGCTATTAGGAAT CCCTTGTTTCTCCAGAGATGTTTACATTATAAGATTGAAGCTAAACATAAAAGGag AATACAAATGACTGTGTTCCTTTCGGGCACTATAGATGCTGGAGTACAAACTCAAAAGCTCTTCCCTCTCTATATCCTGTTGGCAAGACTCGTTTCTCCTAAGCCTGTTGCAGAG TATTCTGCAGTATATAAGTTTAGCCGAGCATGCATTCTTACTGGCGTCGTGGGGGTTGATGGAGTTAGTCAAGCACAAGCCAACTTTCTTCTCCCTGATATGAATAAACTCGCGTTGGAGGCAAAATCAGGCTCACTCGCTATCTTATTTATCAGCTTTG CTGGTGCGCAAAATTCTCAATTTGGCATTGATTCAGGCAAGATCCATTCAG GTGGACATTGCCTATGGAGCAAAGTATCTCTGCAATCGCTCTATTCGTTGTGGCAGAAATCTCCAAACATGGACCTGGGACAGAAAGTCGACTCAGTCTCTCTTGTTGAAATGCAGCCTTGCTTCATAAAg TTAAAGTCTATGAATGAGGAAAAGTGTGTCTCAATTCAGGTTCCTAGCAATCCCCTCACCTCG AGCTCACCGCAACAAGTGCAAGTCACCATATCCGCAGAAGAGGTTGGGGCAACAGAAAAATCTCCTTATAGTTCATTTTCATATGATGACATCTCTTCCCCTTCAATGCTGCAAATTATCAG GTTGAGAACACGGAATGTAGTTTTCAATTATAGATACTATAATAACAAACTGCAGAGGACCGAAG TAACTGAAGACTTTTCTTGTCCATTCTGCTTAGTAAAATGTGCCAGTTTGAAG gGGCTGAAATATCATTTGCCATCAACCCATGATCTCTTCAATTTCGAGTTTTGG GTGAGTGAAGAATATCAGGCTGTAAATGTGTCTCTCAAGAGTGAGACAATGATCTCCGAG ATTAACGAGGACGGCGTTGACCCGAAGCAGCAAACATTCTTTTTCTC TTCAAAGAAAGGCAGACGTAGAAGGCAAAAGAGTCAAGTACGGAGCTCAAGGCAGGGGCATCATCTTGGACTAGGCTGCCAGGTGCTAGATAAGACTGATG ATGCTCATTCGGTTAGATGTGAGAAGAACCGAATAGCTCCTGGAAAGCATTGCGAAAGAATTGGGGTTGCTGAGTCTTCTGGTCAAAGAGTTCCTCCTGGCACGAGTCCTGCAGACGTCCAATCATGTGTTGATCCAGATTCTGTGCAGTCAATGGTTGGAAGTACGATGTTGCAATTTGCAAAAACGAGGAAGCTATCTATTGAACGGTCGGAATTGAGGAA CCGTAGCCTCCTTCAGAAGAGAGAGTTCTTTCACTCTCATCGAGCTCAG CCCATGGCTCTAGAACAAGTACTTTCTGACAGAGATAGTGAAGATGAAGTTGATGATGATGTGGCAGATTTTGAAGATAGAAGG ATGCTTGACGATTTCGTTGATGTGACCAAGGATGAGAAACAGATGATGCATATGTGGAACTCGTTTGTGAGGAAGCAGCG AGTATTAGCAGATGGTCACATTCCATGGGCATGTGAAGCGTTTTCAAGATTGCACGGCTCCATCATGGTTCGAATACCGCATTTGATCTG GTGCTGGAGAATGTTTATGGTTAAACTGTGGAACCATGGCCTTCTTGACGCCAGAACCATGAACAACTGTAATGTCTTTCTCGAACAGCTCCCAAATTGA
- the LOC103844380 gene encoding polycomb group protein EMBRYONIC FLOWER 2 isoform X1 — protein MPGIPLVSPAASSCSRSTDSMCHEDSRVLMSEEEEIAAEESLVAYCKPVELYNILQRRAIRNPLFLQRCLHYKIEAKHKRRIQMTVFLSGTIDAGVQTQKLFPLYILLARLVSPKPVAEYSAVYKFSRACILTGVVGVDGVSQAQANFLLPDMNKLALEAKSGSLAILFISFAGAQNSQFGIDSGKIHSGNIGGHCLWSKVSLQSLYSLWQKSPNMDLGQKVDSVSLVEMQPCFIKLKSMNEEKCVSIQVPSNPLTSSSPQQVQVTISAEEVGATEKSPYSSFSYDDISSPSMLQIIRLRTRNVVFNYRYYNNKLQRTEVTEDFSCPFCLVKCASLKGLKYHLPSTHDLFNFEFWVSEEYQAVNVSLKSETMISEINEDGVDPKQQTFFFSSKKGRRRRQKSQVRSSRQGHHLGLGCQVLDKTDDAHSVRCEKNRIAPGKHCERIGVAESSGQRVPPGTSPADVQSCVDPDSVQSMVGSTMLQFAKTRKLSIERSELRNRSLLQKREFFHSHRAQPMALEQVLSDRDSEDEVDDDVADFEDRRMLDDFVDVTKDEKQMMHMWNSFVRKQRVLADGHIPWACEAFSRLHGSIMVRIPHLIWCWRMFMVKLWNHGLLDARTMNNCNVFLEQLPN, from the exons ATGCCAGGCATTCCTCTCGTCTCTCCTGCAGCCTCTTC TTGTTCAAGAAGCACAGATTCGATGTGCCATGAAGACTCCCGTGTTCTTATGTCTGAAGAGGAGGAGATTGCTGCTGAAGAGAGCTTGGTTGCGTATTGCAAGCCTGTCGAACTCTACAACATTCTTCAGCGCCGTGCTATTAGGAAT CCCTTGTTTCTCCAGAGATGTTTACATTATAAGATTGAAGCTAAACATAAAAGGag AATACAAATGACTGTGTTCCTTTCGGGCACTATAGATGCTGGAGTACAAACTCAAAAGCTCTTCCCTCTCTATATCCTGTTGGCAAGACTCGTTTCTCCTAAGCCTGTTGCAGAG TATTCTGCAGTATATAAGTTTAGCCGAGCATGCATTCTTACTGGCGTCGTGGGGGTTGATGGAGTTAGTCAAGCACAAGCCAACTTTCTTCTCCCTGATATGAATAAACTCGCGTTGGAGGCAAAATCAGGCTCACTCGCTATCTTATTTATCAGCTTTG CTGGTGCGCAAAATTCTCAATTTGGCATTGATTCAGGCAAGATCCATTCAG GAAATATAGGTGGACATTGCCTATGGAGCAAAGTATCTCTGCAATCGCTCTATTCGTTGTGGCAGAAATCTCCAAACATGGACCTGGGACAGAAAGTCGACTCAGTCTCTCTTGTTGAAATGCAGCCTTGCTTCATAAAg TTAAAGTCTATGAATGAGGAAAAGTGTGTCTCAATTCAGGTTCCTAGCAATCCCCTCACCTCG AGCTCACCGCAACAAGTGCAAGTCACCATATCCGCAGAAGAGGTTGGGGCAACAGAAAAATCTCCTTATAGTTCATTTTCATATGATGACATCTCTTCCCCTTCAATGCTGCAAATTATCAG GTTGAGAACACGGAATGTAGTTTTCAATTATAGATACTATAATAACAAACTGCAGAGGACCGAAG TAACTGAAGACTTTTCTTGTCCATTCTGCTTAGTAAAATGTGCCAGTTTGAAG gGGCTGAAATATCATTTGCCATCAACCCATGATCTCTTCAATTTCGAGTTTTGG GTGAGTGAAGAATATCAGGCTGTAAATGTGTCTCTCAAGAGTGAGACAATGATCTCCGAG ATTAACGAGGACGGCGTTGACCCGAAGCAGCAAACATTCTTTTTCTC TTCAAAGAAAGGCAGACGTAGAAGGCAAAAGAGTCAAGTACGGAGCTCAAGGCAGGGGCATCATCTTGGACTAGGCTGCCAGGTGCTAGATAAGACTGATG ATGCTCATTCGGTTAGATGTGAGAAGAACCGAATAGCTCCTGGAAAGCATTGCGAAAGAATTGGGGTTGCTGAGTCTTCTGGTCAAAGAGTTCCTCCTGGCACGAGTCCTGCAGACGTCCAATCATGTGTTGATCCAGATTCTGTGCAGTCAATGGTTGGAAGTACGATGTTGCAATTTGCAAAAACGAGGAAGCTATCTATTGAACGGTCGGAATTGAGGAA CCGTAGCCTCCTTCAGAAGAGAGAGTTCTTTCACTCTCATCGAGCTCAG CCCATGGCTCTAGAACAAGTACTTTCTGACAGAGATAGTGAAGATGAAGTTGATGATGATGTGGCAGATTTTGAAGATAGAAGG ATGCTTGACGATTTCGTTGATGTGACCAAGGATGAGAAACAGATGATGCATATGTGGAACTCGTTTGTGAGGAAGCAGCG AGTATTAGCAGATGGTCACATTCCATGGGCATGTGAAGCGTTTTCAAGATTGCACGGCTCCATCATGGTTCGAATACCGCATTTGATCTG GTGCTGGAGAATGTTTATGGTTAAACTGTGGAACCATGGCCTTCTTGACGCCAGAACCATGAACAACTGTAATGTCTTTCTCGAACAGCTCCCAAATTGA